The Erythrobacter sp. genome segment CAACTGGTCGGCGAGCCCACGCTGCTGGTGGACGGCGGGGTGAACCCGGCGGACAACCCGATCTGGGCCGAAGGGCCGCACATCTACAAGGTAGGGGACTGGCACTACCTGCTGGCGGCAGAAGGCGGCACGGCAGACCAGCATTCCCAGACGATCTATCGCAGCCGCGACATCGACGGTCCTTACGAGTCCGGCCCGGTCAATCCGATCCTGACCCAGCGCGATATGCCGGCGAATCGCCCCGACCGGGTGGAAGCCACCGGCCATGCCGATTTTGTCGAGCTGGACGATGGCAGCTGGTGGGGGGTATTCCTCGCTACCCGGCCCTATGCCGGGCAGGATACGCTGCTGGGGCGCGAGACATTCCTGCTGCCGGTGGAATGGCGCGATGGCTGGCCGATCATGCTCGACAGTGGAGAACCCGTGCCGTTGACCGCCCCGCGCCCGGCATTGGCCCCGTCACCGGGGGCCGATTTCGATAGCTGGCGCGATGATTTCACCGCTGCAAGGCTTGGGCCGGAATGGCTGCGGATCCGCAACGTGCCCGATGTACAGAACATGGCACTGGAAGGCGGCGCGCTGATGCTGGCCCCGTCCGGCACCGATCTGGGCGAAGGCGCGATGCCGAGCTTTGCCGGGCAGCGGCTGCGCCATCACGCGGCGAGCTTCACCACCCGCTTTTCCTTCGCACCGCAAGCAGAGGGCGACTTTGCCGGGCTGGCGGCGGTAGCGAGCGAAGTCGCGTTCGTCAGCGTAGGGCTGATGGGCACGGAGCAAGGCCCGGTGCTGGCCGTATTGCGCCGCGATGGTGCGGGGATGGCTACCGGCGGCGAAGTGGTGCAATCGGTGCCCTATGCTGCGGGCGAGGTCGAACTGCGGATCGCTTTCGACAATGGCAATGCCGACTTCAGCTACCGTGCCCCCGGCAGCGGCACATGGCGCGTGCTGGCCGAGGATGTGGACGTTTCCCACATGGCCTCGGTGCGCAGCAACCTGTTCACCGGAGTGGTGGCCGGGCCCTACGCAGTAAGCGGCGACTAGTCTTCGGGCAGCCCGAAAGCCGCGCGCAGGCCGGGCAGCCATTGCCCGGTCTCCGCATCCCAGAACGGGAAGGTGTTGGCATAGGCCCAGGCGCACATGCCGATGCCGGTTGGGGCGAAGGCCTCGCGAACGGCAGTGTGGTAGGCGATCCGCTGGTCGAGCGCGGAACCGCCGTCGAATGCGCCCGTCTCGCCCATGAACGGGGTCAGCCCGGTGCGGGCGACATAGGCTTCAAGCTTGGCGACATCGCTTGCCAGCCGTTCGGCATCGGCGGGAGTGCCGTAGGGACGGGTGCCCGCTTCGGGAACCTGCCCCGCCCAGGTCGCGCCCTGGTGGGTGTAATCGAACGGCTCGTAGTAATGAAAAGTCGGGTGGACGTTGGGATCGTCGGGCAGTTCGAGCGTTGCCAGCGAATCGATGCCGCTCCAGTTGCCGCCGCCGATAATCACTGCGCGGGTGGGATTGGTGGCGCGGATTTCCGCCAGTGCGGGGGCCAGCGTGGCGACGAGGTTTTCGTTAGTGAACGCCCCGTGCGGCTCGTTCTCGGGTTCAAACCAAAGCCGGTCCGAACGATCGGCGAAATGCGCGCCCACCTGCCGCCAGATCGCTGCCAGCTTCGCCGCATTGCCAGCCGGATCGGCGTGCAGCTCCTCGAAATTGTGGCTGTTGAGCATGACGTTGAGATCGGCGGCGAGCGCGGCGTCGACCAGCTCGCTCACCCGCGCCAGCCACGCCGGATCGATGGTGTAGTCCGGCCCGTCCCCGGTCTTGTTCGCCCAGCGCACCGGCAGCCGCACGGTGGTGAACCCGGCAGCACGGATGCGGGTGAAATCCGCCGGGCCAAGCCGATGCGCGCCCCAGTCGTTCTCCTGCGGCGATTCGAGGTGATTGCCGAGATTGATGCAGGTGCCGACCGGCAGCGGCTCCGCCGGAGAAGCCTGCGCGGCGGCGGGCAGCGGGGCGAGCAGCAGGCTTGCACTGCAGCAGGTGGCAAGCAGGGTTCTCAGCGACATCAGTAAGCCTCCAATCGGGCGCAGATCGCGGCACGCGGGCGTGCGCTTTCCATCGCGGTTTTAGTTTGGGTGATGAGCAGTTGCCGGGAATTCTCGATCTGCCACGGCTCCCAGCCGGGGCGCGCTTCGGCAATACCGGCCACGCCATTGGGGTCGCCTGATACGGCTAGCGCCGCCCAGTAGTCCTGCATGAAGGCTTGCGACCCGATCGGCAGGCGTTCGAACACCCAGCCGATTTCATAGGCGTGCCGTGTCAGCCCGCCGTCTTCGCCGATATCGAATTCGTAGCGCCAGACGGGCCAGCCGCTCCGCGTGAGCAGGTCCGCAAGCTGGTCCGCGGGGCAATGGAACAGCACGTCCGAAATGATCCGCGTGCCGATCCCGCCGCGGCGCGGCTCGACCTGCTCGGCGCGGTAGAGCGCGAGCATTTCCTCTGCTTCATCGCCGAAATACTGGCGCGCCATGCCGCTTACCGTCGCCTCGTCATCGGGGGCGGAGAATTCCACCCGGTCGGTGCCGATGATGACCGGCAGCGGTTCGCGCCCCGCCAGCAACACGTCGGGCGCGGCGGGCAGCACCCTCCCGTCGATCACGGTGCGCAGGAACGGCGTGATCGCGCCGCCGCTAGTCTCTTCGTAGGCGGGTGTCGCGTCGAGAATTGCCTGCGCCGACATGCCGCGCAAGGTCGCCACGCTGCCGAATTGCGCGCCGACTTCCTCCGCCTCCGCCAGTGTGCGGAAGGACTGACCGAACCCCGGCGTCCCGCTTTGCAGGATTGCCGCGCCGAACAGGCCTTGCGCGGCGGGCGCGGCGAGCATCAGCGAAACGTCCTGCGAACCTGCGCTTTCGCCGAACAAGGTCACCTGCGAAGGATCGCCGCCGAAGCGATGGATGTTGTCGCGCACCCAGCGCAAGGCGGCGATCTGGTCCATCAGTCCGTAATTGCCGCTGAACCCTCCCTGCTCCTCGCTCAGTTCCGGATGGGCGAGGAAGCCGAGCACGCCGAGCCGGTACTGGATGCCGACCACCACCACGCCCTGCCGCGTCAGGTCCGAATCCGCCGGGCCGCCCGATGCGCCGGAGCGGTTCGAACCGCCATGGATCCACACCATCACCGGGCGCACGCCTTCGAGCGAGGGCGTGCGGACATCGAGCGTCAGGCAATCCTCGTCCCAGTCCGCCGCCTGCGCCGCGTTCCAGCCTTCGGAGTATTGCGGGCAGGCAGGCGCATTTTCCATGCCGTCGCGCACGCCCTGCCAGTCGGTGACCGGCTGCGGCGGCTGCCAGCGCAGATCGCCCGTGGGCGCGGCGGCGAAGGGAATGCCGCGAAACACCAGGCTGTCCGGCTCGACTGTGCCGCGCACCGTGCCCCCCGGCACTTCGACTTGCACCGTTTCCTGCGCGCAGGCCGCCAGCGACCCCAGTCCGAAGGCACTGGCCGCCAGCACGGCAAACAGCCGCATCATTCGCAAGCCAGCACCTGCTCGGCGTCCATGCCCAGACGCACTTCGGCCAGGCTCACATCACCCGCCCCGGTGCCGGAAAGCACGAAAGGCGTCTGCATCTGCGTCACGTCCACGCCTTGATCGCGGAAGCATTTGAGCGGAATGCCGTAGCGCACGAAACCCTGCCCTTCGGCAATGCCCAGCGCGCGCGTGCCCAGATTGCCCGCAGCATCGCGCATCCCGATCGCGGCGTTATCCGGCAGGTCCGTCGCGTTCATTGTGAACAGCAGCAGGATATCGGCATTGGTCTCGCGGCTGAGATCGACCGGTTCGAAGGTGCCCAGCGTGATCGTGGTAGCGCCGGGGCCGCTCAGTTCGAACCGCCGCGCGCCTTCCTGCACCACGTGGTTGACCGCCGAGATATCCACCCGCCCGCCGAGCACTTCGACCGGCACGGTAGTGATCCGCGTCTGGCTGCTCGGCTGTGCCGGATCGCCGACGTTCAGCGACCAGCTCGCCGCCGGAACGCCAGCAGCAAACCAGGTCCGCTCGTCGCCACCTGCCGCAACATTGGTGTTCTCCGGCAGCGGCGTCCACGCCACTTGCGGCGAGGCATAGCTGAGCCCGTCGCCGAAGCGGAACAGCGCGCCGTCCTCCATCCGCGCTGTCATGGGCCAGTCGGTCGGCAGGCGCCCGGTGAACTCGTGTCGCGGATTGCCCGCCGCATCGCCCACCAGCACATCGGCAATCCCGCCGCCTTCGCTGCCGGGGAGCCATGCCACCACGAAAGCATCGGCATCGTTAAAAGCCGGGTTCACATAGAGCGGCCGCCCGGTAATCATCACCGCCACCACCGGAATGCCCTGCTCGCGCAGCCGCTGCATCGTTTGCCACGGGCCGGTGAGCGCCTCATCGAGCTGCAGCGTGGCCCGGTCTCCCTGGAATTCGGCGTAGGGCGTTTCGCCGAACACCACCACCGCCACGTCTGGCCGCCGGGTGAAGCTGCCGTCGGGCGACAGCTCCGCCGACCCGCCGCCTTCGGTCATCGCTGCAGACAAACCGTCCCAGATCGAGGTCGCGCCGGGGAAATGCTCGTCGGTCAGCCCGGTACCCTGCCAAGTGATCGTCCAGCCGCCTGACTGGCGGCCGATATCGTCCGCGCCCTCGCCCGCCACCAGCAGGCGGCTGCCCGCCGCGATCGGCAGGGTGGACTGGTTCTTCAGCAGCACCAGCGACTGGCGCACGGCCTCGCGCGCCACTTCGCGGTGCTCTGGCGCGCCGAGCAATTCGTATTGCCCCGCCAATGGCCGCGTGCTCGGTGCGCCATGATCGAACAGGCCGAGCCGTAGCTTGACCCGCAGGATCCGCGCCACCGCATCGTCCACCCGCGCCATCGGCACTTCGCCGCTTCGGGTGCGCGCGAGCAGGTCTGCATAAACATCGCGCCAGGTATCGGGCGCCATGTACATGTCGATCCCCGCCAGCAGCGCCTGCGGGCAGCTTTCGTTGGTGCAACCCGCGACTTGCCCGTGGGCGTTCCAGTCGGAAACGACGAAGCCGCCGAAATCCATCCGGTCCTTCAGCACGCCAGTAAGCAGCGACTCGTTGCCGGTCATCTTCACGCCCTGCCAGCTGGAGAAGCTGGCCATCACCGTCGCCACGCCGCCTTCGATCGCCGGACCGTAGGGCGCGCCGTGAATGTCGCGCAGGTCTTCCTCGCTGATCGACGAATCGCCCTGGTCGACGCCGTTGTCGGTGCCGCCATCGGCAAGGAAATGCTTGGTCGAAGCGAGCACATAGGGGCCGGAAAGCAGGTCGGTATTGTCCGGATTACCCTGCAAGCCCTGCAACAGCGCGCCGACATAGCTGGCGACGAGTTCGGGGTCCGACGAATAGCCTTCATAGGCGCGGCCCCACCGGAAATCCTGCGGCACGGCCACGGTAGGCGCGAAGGTCCATTCCTGCCCGGTCACGCGGATTTCGGTGGCAGTGACGCGGCCGATCTGTTCGATCAGGGCCGGATTGTGCGCGGCTCCCAGCCCGATATTGTGCGGGAAAATAGTCGCGCCGATGATGTTCGAATGGCCGTGCACCGCATCGGTGCCCCAAAGCATCGGAATGCCCACGCCGCCGTCGCTCGTATCGACAGAGGCATTGTAAAACGCATCCGCCGCCGCCAGCCAGTCGGGCGCGGGGGAGAAGTCGTTGCCGTTGGGGCCGGAATTGCCGCCGACGAGGATCGAACCGAGGTGATACTCGCGCATATCCTCCGGCGTGACGCAGCACAGGTCCGCCTGCACCAGCTGGCCGATCTTCTCTTCCAGTGTCATGCTGGCGAGCAGCTGCGCGATCCGCGCTTCGTGTTCCGGATTGACCGTGACAGGATATTCGTAGGCAGGCCAGATCTCCGGATTGGCGACTCCGGCTCCACTGGCGGGCAGCGCGGCAGTGCTGGCGGTATCGCCTGGCGGAACCGTTGCGCAAGCGGCCAGCGCCAGCGCGGGCAGGCAAGCAAAAGCCGGTTTGAACCTCATAACCCTCTCCATTTTCCGTCCGCCTTGAGTGAACGATCACAATGGCGGAATTCCTTGACTGACATCGCTGTCATAAGTGGTCGAAGAGGTCAATCCCTCTCGGTCCGGCAATAGCTGTCGATCACTTCCCGGTGGCTCGCCATCGTGGCCAGTTGTGCGGCGATCCGCTGGCGCAGGCCGTCGAGCGACGCGCGCAGTTTTTCATCGCTCACCAGCCTTGCGAGGCGGTGCCAGCCAGCGGGTTGCAGGTTCTGGCCGAGCATCACCTGCGCCCAGCTATCCACCCGGAACAGGTCGTCCGCCGCCTGCCACGCTTCCGCGCTTTCGGCGAAAAGGTCGATCCGCTCCTGCAAGGTATCGGGCACCGCCATCGCCGCCATGTCGCGCCAGAACGGCGTGTCGGTCCGCTGGGTCAGCTTGTAATGCAGGATGACGAAATCGCGCACCCTGTCGATCTCGGCATCGGCCATGCGGTTGTAGCGGGCGCGTTGCGCGTGGCTCGCGGGGCCGAAGGGGAATTGCTGGATCAGCCGCGTTACCCCCGCCATGAACAGGTGGATGCTGGTCGATTCGAGCGGCTCGACAAAGCCGGAGGACAGCCCAAGTGCGACCACGTTGCGCTCCCAAACCCGCCGCCGCTTGCCGGTGGTGAAGCGGACCAGCCGCGGCTCGGTCAGCAGTTCGCCCTCGACGCTTCCGAGCAACAGTTCGCGCGCCGCGTCGGGTTCCATATGCCGGCTGGTGAAGACGCAGCCGTTGCCCATGCGGTGTTGCAAGGGGATGCGCCACTGCCACCCTGCGCCGTGCGCAATCGCGCGGGTATAGGGCACCGGATCGCCCGCCTGCCGGGTCTGCACGGCGAAAGCGCCGTCCATCGGCAGCCAGTGGCTCCAGTCCTCGAAACCCTCCTGCAACTCGCCTTCGATCAGCAGCGCGCGAAAGCCGGTGCAGTCGATGAACAGATCGCCTTCCAACCGCTCACCGCTGTCGAGCAGCAGCGCCGAGACATCGCCGCTTTCGCCGTGACGTTCTACCGAGGCGATCTTTCCCTCAATGCGCACCGCACCTTCGGCCTCGGCAATCTGGCGCAGGAACGCGGCATAGCGCCCGGCATCGAGATGATAGGCGTAGTTGGTCGCCGCCTCGCCCTCGAGTGCCAGCTTGCCCGCCAGCGCCGCCTCGTGTTCCAGGCAGTATGCGCCCACCGGCTCGGCAAAGCCGCGCGCGCGCGCTTCGAGCCAGAAATGCTGGAATTCGGCCACCCAGGTCTTCATCGGCACGGAGCCAAACGAATGGATGTAGCTGTCGCCCAGCTGGCCCCAGTCGTCGAAACGGATACCCAGTTTGAAGGTCGCCCCGGTGGCGCGCATGAAGGCGGCTTCGTCGATCCGCAACAGCTGGTGGAACGAGCGCGCGGTTGGGATGGTCGCTTCGCCCACACCGACGGTGCCGATGGCATCGCTTTCCACCAGCGTCACCTGCACCAGCGAGCCGAGTTGGCGCTGGATCGCGGCGGCGGCGATCCAGCCGGCGGTGCCGCCGCCTGCGATTACCACCCTGACCGGCTGGTCCACGCTCACCGCTGGAGCTTCCGCAGGACCTGCGCCCGCAATCGCCGCGCTGCGCCGGGATCGAGCGGGGCGAGCGGCCCTTGCGCATGCTCCGGCAGGTGCGCGCGCGGCAGGTCGGGATCGCCGAACAGGTAATAATCGAACAGCGCCCGCCACGCCTGCCGCTCCTGCTCGGGCCTTTCGCGCAGGGAGAGGAGGCCATGCAGAAGGGTGGTCTGCGGGCTGTCGATGTGCGCCGGAACGCTGTTCCACCAGTAGTTTACCAGCACGTTGAACGGTGCCAGCGCCTCGACGCAGTGCCACCACATCGCCGGATAGATCAGCACGTCGCCCGGTTCCATCTCCGCCACCTGCGCATTTTCCAGCGCTTCGGCAAAGCGCGGGAAGCGGTCGAGATCGGGCGCGGCGAGATCGACCATCGAGACGACCTGCCCGGCGGGCGTCGGCTCCAGCGGGCCGGGATAGAGATTGGCCACCTGATCGGGCGGAAACAGCGTGAACCGCCGCTGCCCGACGGCACAGACGGCGATGTTGTGCGAGTAGTCGTAATGCGCCGAAGCCGTGGTGCGATTGCCGATCCACAGGCTGGCGAGGCCGGGTTGTTCCACCAACATCGGGTGGATTGCCGCCAGATCGAAGCCGTTGGCAGCGGTGAAGCCGGGGAAATAAAGGCCGATATCGGTCGACCCGACATAGACCGGATCGCTACCTGCCAGCAGGTCATCCAGCACCTGCGCCAGCGGTTCGCGGGTGCCGGTGAAGTTGAAGCCGTCGAGCGCATCGTTGTAGTGAAACCGCCCCCGCATCGCGGCATCGCCGCGATAGACGGTGACGGGACCGCCGTTGCTGTAGCGGCGCAGGAGGTCGGCGGCAGACTTGGCCGATTTGCGCCCTGCTTCGACCAGTTCCCAGTTGCTAGCCGCGCCTTTGAACAGCAGGGGCTTGGCTTCGGCTACAGTGGCTTCCCACCCCGCGCCGCTAGGCAACCGACCGTCCTGCTGTTCTACCGCGATGACCATCAGGCCGCGCGCAGCGCGTCGCGCGCCAGCAGGGTATTGAAATTCGCTATGGATGCGGCTGCTTGAAAAGCAGGGCCGAGTAATCCGGCAGCGTTCAATCGCTCCAATTGTTCGCCGGACAAGGCCGCCAGCCGGTCTTCCGCCACGGCGAGATAGCCATCGAACCGCACCTGCTGGCCATTCGCGCGCGTGACGGTGAGATTGGCGGGTTCGATCACGCCCGATTCGGCGAACTGTTCGGCCATCTGTGCCATCTGCGCCAGCCCCGCGTGAACGGTGCGCAGCGCGGCAATCGCGCTTTCGAGCGCAGGCGCATGGCCGCCGTGTTCGCGAAACAGCGGTAGCGCCTCCGCATCCTCGGCGTCGGCTATACGCGGATGGTCCAGATCGACCAGCACCGCCAGGTCGCCGTCCACCCCGCCGCCCAGCCGGAACGGCCCGGTCCGCGTTAGCGCTGGAACATAGCGCGCGTCCCAGCGCCCATCGGAGACGAACAGATTGCTGTCCCGCTCCAATCCAAGGATCGCAACCGCCGCAAGTCCGCCCTCGCCCGCATGGAACAGGATCGGGCAATCGCGCTGGACAGCGGCGAACTCTGACGGAAACACCGGCACCTGGTTCACGCAGTCGCCGAAGCGCTGCCCGTGTCCGGGCTTCAGGCGCAGATCGGCATGGGCAACGTTATCGAGCGGTGCAAAGCGGGTCATGGTGGTCACGCTACATTACTGTGAGGGGCAAAAGAAGAGACGCCCCTCGCCACGAAAGCCGCGACCTCCAGACGAGATCGCGGCTCCCGGGAGAAGCTTGTGAAAACGGTCAGAACCGCATCCGCGCTCCGACATAGTAGCGCGGCCGACCTTCGACGATGAACCACGGCTGGTTCTCGGTGCGGGCATATGTCTTCACGTTGGAACCGGTCAGGTTGATCGCTTCGAACGACACGACGATGTTATCGGTAATGTCGTAAGACACGTTCAGATCGACCTGGTCATAGGTGTCGACGAACACCGGATTGCGCGACGATCCCCGGCTGTTGTTGGTGAGGAAAGTGTCGCGCCAATTGTACGTTAGCCGCGCCGAGATCCCGTAGTTCTCGTAGATCAGCGAGGCATTGGCGGTATCCGACAGGCCAAGCAGCGCGAACTGGTCGGCATTCGTCGGGGCGGTGATATCGAACCCGACATCGCCGCGCACCAGCGTATAGGCCGCGGCCACGCCGATCCCGGTATCGCCGAGGAAGTACTGCCCGGCGATTTCGAAGCCGTAGATATGCGCGTCTTCGGAATTGACCGGCTGCTGGGTCTGGAACTGGAACAGCGGATCGTTCGGCCCGGCTTCGAGGTCATAGAGGATGTTGATGTTGTCGATATAGGTCTGGCTGAGCGCATTGGATCCAGCCTGCCTTGGCGCGGCGAGGAACTGTGCCACACCATCGGCAAAGCCGAAGTTGTCGATCAAGGCGGACAGCACGAACAGGTTGTCATCCGAAACGTCGAAGGCGTTGTTCTGTAGATATTCGAGCGCCTGACCCGAAACCGTGCCGGGTTCGCCGGAACTCGGGTTGCGGAGGCCGAACAGCGGCTGCGTCGTCTGTCCGGTGCCGACGAAATTCTGCACCCGCTTGTCGAAGAAGCCGACCGAGACATAGCTCGACGGGGCAAAGTACCACTCGGCGCTGACATCGAAGTTGTCCGACACCAGCGGCACCAGTTGCGGGTTGCCGCGGTTGCCGCCGGGCACCCCGCCAAGCGCAGTCGGCCGGTTCGGGTTGCCGGGATTGGTCGAGGCGAACAGCGATCCGAAATCTGGCCGGGCAATCGTGCGACCGAAGGAGACGCGGCCAACCACATCGTCGGTCAGTTCGATCGAGAAATCGAGCGCCGGGAGGATGTGTTCGTAGCTGTTGTCCCCGCTCACCGCTTCGGGCGTGGGCGAAAGATTGGCAACGAAGTCGTTGTTCTGCGTCCAGACGATTTCCTGCGGAATCCCCTGCAGCGTCACCGATTCCGAATTGGTGTGTTCATAGCGGACACCGGCAAGGATGTTCACCGGGCGGCCCATCAGTTCGGTATTGAGATCGACTTCGGCATAGACCGCCAGGATGTCTTCCTCGACCTGGTTATCGGACGTGCCGTTGATCGTCGGGTTATTGACGAAGGCGTTGAACAGCGCCGTCGCATCGCCGCGGAAAGCGGTGGAGAGCGGATCGCCGGCGGCGATGCCGGTGTCGAAATCCTGCCACTGGCAGACGAGGCAGAACGGCTCGACCAGATCGCCGGCCTGCGCAGCGATATCTCCGATATTGCCCACGCCCCAGTCACCCAGCGCGTTGTAGGTGCTGATGGTGCGGCTGCTCATCGAAGCTCCGCGGTAGCTGGCACCGAACGACACACGATCGTCGTCACCCACATCCCAATGGGCATCGAGCCGCGCTTCATCGACTGTCTGCGACTGGTAGGCAGTCTGGCTGCGCGCGACCTGCGTGCCGAGATCGGGAATGTCGAGAATGCCGTTGTTGTTGCCGTTGCCGTCATCGAATTCGATGAACTGCTGCGGGAACCCGTCAACGATGTTCAGCCCCTGATCGACGATCGACTTCTGCGCAAAAGCGAACAAGGTGGAGGTGTGGCCGTTGGGATTGTTCGGCCGCGCATTGGCTTCCGAATGGTGACCGTCGAACTCGAGCGTGAAATTGTCGGTCAGCTCGTACGCGACATTGAGGCCAAGCGAATAGAGCTCGTCCTCGGTGGCGCGATATTGCTGCTCGAAGCCGCCGTCCTTGGGCGCGGTGATCACATCGTCGATGAAGATCGCGGTGGCGACATCGGGATTGCCGTCGAAAGTGATCGCATCGAAGGGACGGTTGTACCAGGTTGTCTGGTCGACCCGCTGCTCTTCGGCCTGGTTGCGATAATAGGTCGCGTCAGCCGTGATCTCCAGCCGGTCCGACGGGGCAAATTGCAGCGTCAGTTGGCCGTTGATCCGCTCGCGCGAGAATTCCGAATAGTGATAGCGGGTATCATTGGGGATCGCGATCAGCGTGTCCGGATCGCTCGGCGCATTCTGGACTACGGTATTGCCGTCCGCGCGGCGGAAGGTGGTGGACGATGCGAAATCGCCGTAAGTCAGGATGTTCCAGTCGTTCGCCGATTCCGACACGGCCGAGTTGTTGCGGCGTTGGAAACTGCCGAACAGACCAATGCCGAAGGTGCCCGCTTCATTGCTCCAGTTGAGCAGGCCGGACACTTCCGGCGTGATGCGATCGAGATCATAGGTATCGGCTTCGTCATAGGCGGCCTTGACGCCGATCGAGCCGGACAGGCCTGCGGCTGCATCAAGCGGACGACGGGTAACGATGTTGATCGCCGCGCCGATGCCGCCACCGGGGATGCCGGCGCGCGCGGTCTTGTACACTTCCAGTCGGGAGACGCCTTCGGACGCGAGATTGGCGAAATCGAAGCTGCGGGTGGTGCCGGAAACGAAGTCGCCGTTCTGGTCCTGCCCGACCGAGGCAATGCTGGCCGTCGGCAGCGTGCGCCCGTTGAGCGTGACGAGGTTGAAGCCGGGGCCGAAGCCGCGCACGGTGACGCGCGAACCTTCGCCGTTCACACGGTCGATCGACACACCGGTGATGCGCTGCAGCGACTCGGCGAGGTTTGTATCGGGGAAGCGGCCGATATCCTCGGCAGAGATGCCGTCCACCACGCCGGAACTGTTGCGCTTCAGGTCAATCGCGCGGTCGAGCGAGGCCCGCACGCCGGTGACCACGATCGAATTGTCGGGCTCCTCAGCAGCGGGATCAGCATCCTGCGCGAAGACCGTGGTAGCGCTCCCAATTCCAGCTGCCAGAGCGAGGATCGAGATCGAATGACGGATTACGGACGGTTTACGGATGTTCCTCAAGACAAATCCTCCCTTGCCGCGCCAACCCCTGCGAGTCGCGCCTCCTCTATGACCGCTTTTGTGCGGCTTGGTGGTATAGCTACCATTACTCTGACAAGGCTGTCAAGATAGTGCATCGAGGCGTGCCTACGATGCACCGCCAAACGGCGTGAGAATCGGGCTGGAGCGCGCGGTTTGCGCGACTAGCTGCTAGTTGTGTGGAGCAGCGGTGGAGCCGCGCAGGTGCAAACGGTAGGGATGGACAAGCGGGACCGTTTCGCTTTTCCCTCCAAGCAAGTGCAACAACTGGTCGGTAGCATCTGCAGCGATAGACGCTACGGGCTGTTCGACGGTGGTCAGCTGCGGCCAGCATAGCCGCGCAATTTCGGCATCGTCGAAC includes the following:
- a CDS encoding cupin-like domain-containing protein; the encoded protein is MVIAVEQQDGRLPSGAGWEATVAEAKPLLFKGAASNWELVEAGRKSAKSAADLLRRYSNGGPVTVYRGDAAMRGRFHYNDALDGFNFTGTREPLAQVLDDLLAGSDPVYVGSTDIGLYFPGFTAANGFDLAAIHPMLVEQPGLASLWIGNRTTASAHYDYSHNIAVCAVGQRRFTLFPPDQVANLYPGPLEPTPAGQVVSMVDLAAPDLDRFPRFAEALENAQVAEMEPGDVLIYPAMWWHCVEALAPFNVLVNYWWNSVPAHIDSPQTTLLHGLLSLRERPEQERQAWRALFDYYLFGDPDLPRAHLPEHAQGPLAPLDPGAARRLRAQVLRKLQR
- a CDS encoding SapC family protein, with amino-acid sequence MTTMTRFAPLDNVAHADLRLKPGHGQRFGDCVNQVPVFPSEFAAVQRDCPILFHAGEGGLAAVAILGLERDSNLFVSDGRWDARYVPALTRTGPFRLGGGVDGDLAVLVDLDHPRIADAEDAEALPLFREHGGHAPALESAIAALRTVHAGLAQMAQMAEQFAESGVIEPANLTVTRANGQQVRFDGYLAVAEDRLAALSGEQLERLNAAGLLGPAFQAAASIANFNTLLARDALRAA
- a CDS encoding TonB-dependent receptor — protein: MRNIRKPSVIRHSISILALAAGIGSATTVFAQDADPAAEEPDNSIVVTGVRASLDRAIDLKRNSSGVVDGISAEDIGRFPDTNLAESLQRITGVSIDRVNGEGSRVTVRGFGPGFNLVTLNGRTLPTASIASVGQDQNGDFVSGTTRSFDFANLASEGVSRLEVYKTARAGIPGGGIGAAINIVTRRPLDAAAGLSGSIGVKAAYDEADTYDLDRITPEVSGLLNWSNEAGTFGIGLFGSFQRRNNSAVSESANDWNILTYGDFASSTTFRRADGNTVVQNAPSDPDTLIAIPNDTRYHYSEFSRERINGQLTLQFAPSDRLEITADATYYRNQAEEQRVDQTTWYNRPFDAITFDGNPDVATAIFIDDVITAPKDGGFEQQYRATEDELYSLGLNVAYELTDNFTLEFDGHHSEANARPNNPNGHTSTLFAFAQKSIVDQGLNIVDGFPQQFIEFDDGNGNNNGILDIPDLGTQVARSQTAYQSQTVDEARLDAHWDVGDDDRVSFGASYRGASMSSRTISTYNALGDWGVGNIGDIAAQAGDLVEPFCLVCQWQDFDTGIAAGDPLSTAFRGDATALFNAFVNNPTINGTSDNQVEEDILAVYAEVDLNTELMGRPVNILAGVRYEHTNSESVTLQGIPQEIVWTQNNDFVANLSPTPEAVSGDNSYEHILPALDFSIELTDDVVGRVSFGRTIARPDFGSLFASTNPGNPNRPTALGGVPGGNRGNPQLVPLVSDNFDVSAEWYFAPSSYVSVGFFDKRVQNFVGTGQTTQPLFGLRNPSSGEPGTVSGQALEYLQNNAFDVSDDNLFVLSALIDNFGFADGVAQFLAAPRQAGSNALSQTYIDNINILYDLEAGPNDPLFQFQTQQPVNSEDAHIYGFEIAGQYFLGDTGIGVAAAYTLVRGDVGFDITAPTNADQFALLGLSDTANASLIYENYGISARLTYNWRDTFLTNNSRGSSRNPVFVDTYDQVDLNVSYDITDNIVVSFEAINLTGSNVKTYARTENQPWFIVEGRPRYYVGARMRF